The following are encoded in a window of Alphaproteobacteria bacterium genomic DNA:
- a CDS encoding MmgE/PrpD family protein, giving the protein MTDNPILAYGAWLAETPADWPAEAWEAARRAFVDTIAVAVPGAVEPVARKVFAAVSGWGSGSSTAIGQGARLPAPWAALVNGTAAHALDFDDNFDPAKAHASAVLVPAILALAEQEGASGRQCLDAYVAGLQILGRVGQGVNPAHRNRGWHATATVGAIGAAASCARLLWLDARSAAHAVSLATSMAAGFMSQFGTMAKPLHAGLAAKSGILAASLARSGIDAGLFTLDGPTGMNRLMVGPDYEQLRDTLSHVEHGQNLRFETARVGDPLLLLSSGLKLKRFPNCGSAHRAMDGLAELIQAHGFGPADIAEIHVRAPVTHLNNLMYADPKDALQAKFSLEYGLACLAITGNCTLADFTDAAAMRPEIRALYPRIHRVPVDKAEGEFPTEVEVRLTDGRTLETAIPWPAGSLARPFTDAELWAKFEGCTAGLLPAPRAAALRDALERLADLPTIEPLTAALYEALS; this is encoded by the coding sequence ATGACCGACAATCCAATCCTCGCCTACGGCGCCTGGCTCGCCGAAACGCCCGCCGACTGGCCCGCCGAGGCGTGGGAGGCGGCGCGTCGCGCGTTCGTCGATACGATCGCGGTCGCCGTCCCGGGCGCCGTCGAGCCCGTCGCCCGCAAGGTCTTCGCCGCCGTTTCCGGCTGGGGCTCGGGCAGCTCCACCGCCATCGGCCAGGGCGCCCGACTCCCCGCCCCGTGGGCTGCCCTCGTCAACGGCACCGCGGCCCACGCGCTCGATTTCGACGACAATTTCGATCCGGCCAAGGCCCATGCCAGCGCCGTGCTCGTCCCCGCAATCCTCGCCCTCGCGGAGCAGGAAGGCGCCTCGGGCCGCCAATGCCTCGACGCCTATGTCGCGGGCCTCCAGATCCTCGGCCGGGTCGGCCAGGGGGTGAACCCCGCGCACCGCAACCGCGGCTGGCACGCCACCGCAACGGTCGGCGCGATCGGCGCCGCCGCCTCCTGCGCGCGTTTGTTGTGGCTCGACGCGCGCTCCGCCGCCCACGCCGTCTCGCTCGCGACCAGCATGGCCGCCGGCTTCATGAGCCAGTTCGGAACCATGGCCAAGCCGCTGCACGCCGGCCTCGCCGCGAAATCCGGAATCCTCGCCGCGAGCCTCGCCCGCTCCGGGATCGACGCCGGCCTTTTTACGCTCGACGGGCCCACCGGCATGAACCGGCTGATGGTCGGCCCGGACTACGAGCAGCTGCGCGACACGCTGAGCCACGTCGAGCACGGCCAGAACCTCCGCTTCGAGACCGCCAGAGTCGGTGACCCGCTCCTCCTCCTCTCCAGCGGCCTCAAGCTCAAGCGCTTCCCCAATTGCGGCAGCGCCCACCGCGCGATGGACGGCCTCGCGGAGCTGATCCAGGCCCACGGCTTCGGCCCCGCCGACATCGCCGAAATCCACGTCCGCGCCCCCGTCACCCACCTCAACAATCTGATGTACGCCGATCCCAAAGACGCTCTGCAGGCCAAGTTCAGCCTCGAATACGGCCTCGCCTGCCTCGCAATCACCGGCAATTGCACCCTCGCCGACTTCACCGACGCGGCGGCGATGCGCCCCGAAATCCGTGCGCTCTATCCGCGCATCCACCGCGTCCCCGTCGACAAGGCCGAGGGCGAGTTCCCGACCGAGGTCGAGGTCCGCCTGACCGACGGCCGAACGCTCGAAACCGCAATCCCCTGGCCCGCCGGAAGCCTCGCCCGCCCGTTCACCGACGCCGAGCTCTGGGCGAAGTTCGAAGGCTGCACCGCCGGTCTCCTCCCCGCGCCCCGCGCCGCCGCCCTGCGGGACGCGCTCGAGCGCCTCGCCGATCTTCCCACGATTGAACCGCTCACGGCCGCGCTCTACGAGGCGCTGTCATGA